One Dermacentor silvarum isolate Dsil-2018 chromosome 10, BIME_Dsil_1.4, whole genome shotgun sequence genomic window carries:
- the LOC119431092 gene encoding BSD domain-containing protein 1-like isoform X2, translating into MAEGTNPDEGTPWWNTWLQTAKDKSSTAYEFFKRDLTEFSSTVQQDTAQAVSSTAAFVRDKLKLDGENSVTTKAKEGLTSLIGSISEALSPTWDPADDELSVIHDNEVHPVDRWQACLHSILVDRNTYCHEPDSPPEVYETWLETFNMSDHKDEIAHILLNYSEVQRFYDELVPGAVSHEEFWQRYFYRAFQLWQAEEELVNSVQESSERLSISGVDSDHLMETLTGPGSRFLGSRPMVVPPNTPNAPSAEQSGSNSPQPVKAAPSPAGDAGCDIMGTLTPEEEGEDEDDERTLPSCSLKQALEASALEPHPVPAPEVLAARLSSQVETTEEVNSTPGKETAAVVNTSQSGSVAPAVGAKEQEANGVPTTAEATKPAASPAVPAEAKASAPGPGSESSSGKG; encoded by the exons ATGGCTGAGGGCAC GAACCCCGACGAAGGAACGCCGTGGTGGAATACTTGGTTGCAGACAGCGAAAGACAAG TCATCAACAGCGTACGAGTTCTTCAAGCGAGACCTGACAGAGTTCTCGAGCACAGTCCAGCAAGACACAGCGCAGGCAGTCTCGTCGACAGCAGCCTTCGTACGAGACAAGCTCAAG TTGGATGGGGAGAACTCGGTGACAACCAAGGCAAAGGAGGGTCTGACCAGCCTGATCGGGAGCATCAGTGAGGCCCTGTCACCCACCTGGGACCCTGCCGATGACGAGCTGTCCGTCATCCACGACAATGAGGTGCATCCCGTCGATCGCTGGCAG GCGTGCCTACACTCCATCCTGGTGGACCGCAACACCTACTGTCACGAGCCGGACTCGCCACCAGAGGTGTATGAGACCTGGTTGGAGACCTTCAATATGAGCGACCACAAG GATGAGATTGCGCATATTCTGCTCAACTATAGTGAAGTGCAGCGGTTCTACGATGAGCTGGTACCAGGGGCAGTGTCGCATGAGGAGTTCTGGCAACGCTACTTCTACCGCGCATTCCAGCTTTGGCAGGCTGAAGAAGAACTGGTCAACagtgtccaggagtccagcgaGCGTCTCTCCATCAGTGGTG TGGATTCTGATCACCTGATGGAAACCCTGACGGGACCTGGCAGTCGGTTCCTGGGTTCTCGGCCCATGGTGGTGCCCCCCAACACACCCAACGCACCGTCGGCCGAGCAGAGTGGTTCCAACTCGCCCCAGCCTGTGAAGGCTGCCCCATCCCCCGCAGGCGACGCCGGCTGCGACATCATGGGAACGTTGACCCCGGAGGAGGAGGGGGAAGATGAGGACGACGAAAGGACGTTGCCCAGCTGTTCCTTGAAG CAAGCACTTGAAGCCAGTGCGCTGGAACCACATCCTGTCCCGGCTCCTGAGGTTCTGGCAGCCAGGCTTTCATCACAAGTCGAGACGACAGAAGAGGTCAACAGTACGCCTGGGAAAGAAACTGCTGCAGTTGTAAACACCAGTCAGTCGGGATCGGTGGCCCCAGCTGTCGGGGCGAAAGAACAAGAAGCCAATGGGGTTCCAACAACTGCAGAAGCTACGAAACCGGCAGCGTCGCCTGCGGTACCAGCCGAGGCAAAAGCATCGGCACCTGGTCCTGGTTCTGAGTCATCGAGTGGGAAAG
- the LOC119431092 gene encoding BSD domain-containing protein 1-like isoform X1 — translation MAEGTNPDEGTPWWNTWLQTAKDKSSTAYEFFKRDLTEFSSTVQQDTAQAVSSTAAFVRDKLKLDGENSVTTKAKEGLTSLIGSISEALSPTWDPADDELSVIHDNEVHPVDRWQACLHSILVDRNTYCHEPDSPPEVYETWLETFNMSDHKDEIAHILLNYSEVQRFYDELVPGAVSHEEFWQRYFYRAFQLWQAEEELVNSVQESSERLSISGVDSDHLMETLTGPGSRFLGSRPMVVPPNTPNAPSAEQSGSNSPQPVKAAPSPAGDAGCDIMGTLTPEEEGEDEDDERTLPSCSLKQALEASALEPHPVPAPEVLAARLSSQVETTEEVNSTPGKETAAVVNTSQSGSVAPAVGAKEQEANGVPTTAEATKPAASPAVPAEAKASAPGPGSESSSGKDLSDWEEFELELADTDTPTTASVAKPASHSASEADDDWEKWE, via the exons ATGGCTGAGGGCAC GAACCCCGACGAAGGAACGCCGTGGTGGAATACTTGGTTGCAGACAGCGAAAGACAAG TCATCAACAGCGTACGAGTTCTTCAAGCGAGACCTGACAGAGTTCTCGAGCACAGTCCAGCAAGACACAGCGCAGGCAGTCTCGTCGACAGCAGCCTTCGTACGAGACAAGCTCAAG TTGGATGGGGAGAACTCGGTGACAACCAAGGCAAAGGAGGGTCTGACCAGCCTGATCGGGAGCATCAGTGAGGCCCTGTCACCCACCTGGGACCCTGCCGATGACGAGCTGTCCGTCATCCACGACAATGAGGTGCATCCCGTCGATCGCTGGCAG GCGTGCCTACACTCCATCCTGGTGGACCGCAACACCTACTGTCACGAGCCGGACTCGCCACCAGAGGTGTATGAGACCTGGTTGGAGACCTTCAATATGAGCGACCACAAG GATGAGATTGCGCATATTCTGCTCAACTATAGTGAAGTGCAGCGGTTCTACGATGAGCTGGTACCAGGGGCAGTGTCGCATGAGGAGTTCTGGCAACGCTACTTCTACCGCGCATTCCAGCTTTGGCAGGCTGAAGAAGAACTGGTCAACagtgtccaggagtccagcgaGCGTCTCTCCATCAGTGGTG TGGATTCTGATCACCTGATGGAAACCCTGACGGGACCTGGCAGTCGGTTCCTGGGTTCTCGGCCCATGGTGGTGCCCCCCAACACACCCAACGCACCGTCGGCCGAGCAGAGTGGTTCCAACTCGCCCCAGCCTGTGAAGGCTGCCCCATCCCCCGCAGGCGACGCCGGCTGCGACATCATGGGAACGTTGACCCCGGAGGAGGAGGGGGAAGATGAGGACGACGAAAGGACGTTGCCCAGCTGTTCCTTGAAG CAAGCACTTGAAGCCAGTGCGCTGGAACCACATCCTGTCCCGGCTCCTGAGGTTCTGGCAGCCAGGCTTTCATCACAAGTCGAGACGACAGAAGAGGTCAACAGTACGCCTGGGAAAGAAACTGCTGCAGTTGTAAACACCAGTCAGTCGGGATCGGTGGCCCCAGCTGTCGGGGCGAAAGAACAAGAAGCCAATGGGGTTCCAACAACTGCAGAAGCTACGAAACCGGCAGCGTCGCCTGCGGTACCAGCCGAGGCAAAAGCATCGGCACCTGGTCCTGGTTCTGAGTCATCGAGTGGGAAAG